AAACACGCTGATGCAAGGTCCGGCTGTGGGCAGTCAGGGGATAAGTTTTCCTCGGTCTTGCCGCGCGAATTGGTAGGATGGGCCTTCGTCCTGCGATTCGAACACATGAAGAACATGCGCGGCACCGACCGCGTTCGAACGGGGATGGATACGATGGAATTTCGAGAGCGGGACGAGCAGGCAATGGAATTGGACGACATCCGCGAAGACGCCCCGGCTTCCGAAAGCAAGGCAGCAGGCGCAAAGCCGGCTGCGAAGCCCGCAAAGAAGAAGGCAGTGAGCATGGAAACCGAGGATCAAGGCAGCGACGCGCTGGTGGCCGAAAAGACCGCCGAAGCGATGGGCGAAGCCCTGAAGACAGCAGCGAAATCCGCCGCGGAACCGGATTCCAAGAAGGTCAATCCGCGCCGTTTCACCATCGAGATGGATGCAGAGCGTGACGCGAACCTGACCGAATTCGGCAAGGCCACGCTGAACGATCGCTACCTGCTTCCGGGCGAAAGCTACCAGGACCTGTTCGCCCGCGTGGCCGATGCCTATGCCGATGACCAGGACCATGCGCAGCGCCTGTACGATTACATCAGCCGCCTTTGGTTCATGCCGGCAACGCCCGTCCTCTCCAACGGCGGCACGGGCCGCGGCCTGCCCATTTCCTGCTATCTCAATTCCGTGTCCGACAGCCTCGATGGCATCGTGGGCACCTGGAACGAGAATGTCTGGCTGGCGTCCAAGGGCGGCGGCATCGGCACTTATTGGGGCAATGTGCGCGGCATCGGGGAGCCGGTCGGCCTGAACGGCAAGACCAGCGGCATCATTCCCTTCGTGCGCGTGATGGACAGCCTGACGCTGGCGATTTCGCAGGGTTCGCTGCGCCGCGGTTCGGCCGCCTGCTACCTCGACGTCAGCCACCCGGAAATCGAGGAGTTCCTCGAGATCCGCAAACCCTCGGGCGACTTCAATCGCAAGGCGCTGAACCTGCACCACGGCGTGCTTCTGACCGACGAATTCATGGAAGCCGTCCGCGCGGGCGAGAAGTTCGAGTTGAAATCGCCCAAGGATGGCAGCGTGCGCGGCGAAGTGGATGCGCGTTCGCTCTTCCAGAAACTGGTCGAAACGCGCCTTGCCACGGGTGAGCCCTACATCGTGTTCTCGGACACGGTGAACCGCATGATGCCCAAGCATCACCGCGAGCTGGGCCTGAAGGTTTCCACCTCCAACCTGTGCAGCGAAATCACCCTGCCCACCGGGATCGACCACCTCGGCAACGATCGCACGGCCGTGTGCTGCCTCTCCTCGCTCAACCTGGAAAAGTGGGACGAGTGGAACACTGACAAGCAGTTCATCGAAGACGTGATGCGCATGCTCGACAACGTGCTGCAGGACTATATCGACCGCGCGCCGGACGAGATGGCCCGCGCCAAGTATTCCGCTGCGCGCGAACGCAGCGTGGGCATGGGCGTGATGGGCTTCCACTCCTTCCTGCAGATGAAGAACATCGGCATGGAAAGCGCCATGGCCAAGGCCTGGAACATGAAGATGTTCAAGCACATCAGCTCCAAGGCGAACGAGGCCAGCCTGATGCTGGCGCAGGAACGCGGGCCGTGCCCCGATGCTGCCGAAACCGGCGCGATGGAACGCTTCAGCTGCAAGATGGCAATCGCGCCCACCGCGTCGATCAGCATCATCTGCGGCGGCACCAGCGCCTGCATCGAGCCGATCCCGGCCAATATCTACACCCACAAGACGCTGTCCGGAAGCTTCGTGGTGAAGAACCCGTATCTGGAAAAGCTGCTGCAGAAGAAGAGCAAGGATTCCACCAATGTCTGGAATTCGATCCTGGAGAAGGGCGGCAGCGTCCAGCACCTCGACTTCCTGACGGACGAGGAAAAGGCGGCCTTCAAGACCAGCTTCGAGATTGACCAGCGGTGGCTGCTGGAATTCGCCGCCGACCGCGCGCCCTTCATCGATCAGGCGCAGAGCCTCAACCTCTTCATCCCTGCCGATGTCGACAAGTGGGACCTGATGATGCTGCACTTCCAGGCCTGGGAGAAGGGCATCAAGTCGCTCTACTACCTGCGCTCCAAGAGCGTGCAGCGCGCAGGGTTCGCCGGCGGCGTGGAAGCGGACAACACCGCCGATGCGCAGAAGATCGAGCTGTCCGCCGGTGCCGGGCAGGAAACCGATTACGAGGAATGCCTGAGCTGCCAGTAGGTTTTAGGCGGGAAGGACATGGCAGAGCAGGCTCCGGATCACGTCGAAAGCGCGTCGTGCCTGGGTGCGAAGGAAGCCTTCGACGCACTCAATCTTGCCCGTAGCAATTTCGGTACTTTATCGACCTTGTACATCACGGGTGTCGGCCTGACTTTCGCGATCTGGGCTGCGGTCTCCGACGTCCAGTTTCGCCAAGGGCTGATGATTTTTGCATTGCCGTTTCTGTTCTTCAATTACTGGGGTTTCCTGTCGAACCTGACGTTCCAAATGCGCAATTTCTCCTTCCTGGATGCACAAGTTCACCCTGCTGACCCGGCGCGCGCAATCGTGGATGCAATGCAGCCAATCGGCAGGGCAAAGATGACGCTGACCTACCTGCTTGTGACTGCCTTCGTTTTGGCCTTCGGCTGGTATTTTGCCGATGGTGGTCTCGAGGGCCTCAGGGACCAAATTCAATTGGGCGAACAAGATATCGACGCTGGGAGCCCGACCGCTTGAGCCCACTCATGGCCATCGGCCTAGGAATGATGTTCGCCGTGCCAGAATTCGTAATTCGGAAAACTTGGGAAAGGGCACACATATGAAGACCACGCTCACCACATTCGCACTGGGACTTTCAGGCCTCGCGCTGGCAGCCTGCGGTTCGGCCGATGAGGCTGCCGGGGGCGAAGGCGCTGACGGCGGGGAAATGGCCACGACCATGGCCGCTTCGGGCGATGACTGTTCGGCCGAGAATGTCGTGACGAAGATCAGCCGCTCCGCAACGCTTGCGGGCGAGGTGCCGGAAACGCACCCGCAATATGACGAGGTGCGGGCGGCTGCCGGCGAAATGATCGACCGGTTCAACGAGCTCGACACGCCCGACAACGGCCTCTCCACCGAAGAGACCTTTGCGCAGATGTGCGCGGCTTACGACAAGTTTGCCGGCGTGGCGCGCGCGGCCGACATCATCGAATAACGGGTCCCGCGCGGCCGCGACATCCATGGCATCCGGAGGCGCCGCTGATGCGGATCGCGGTCGGCGCTGCGTTCCTGCTGGCGCGATACTTCATCGCCTTTGCGCCGCAGCCCGAATGGAGGTCTTGATAAACAGCAAAATCATTCGCTAACCTGCCCCGGTACGACCACAACGGGGAAGGCGGTATGAGACGGCAGATTGCGGCAATCGGGACAGGACTGGCACTTTCCGGCGCGGCCATGGTCCTGGCCATAGGGCACGCGCCCGCACAGGCCACGGCACAGGAACCGAATTACGATTTCAGCAATGTGTTGGCGCCGGGATACGATGCCGCGCCCGGTTATGACATCCTTGGGCTGAAACTGGGCATGACCATGCCAGAGACGATCCAGATCCTTGGCGACCGAGGGTTCCGCTTCTTGCAGAAACGGTTCCAGCGCACGGCGCGGGGGCGCGGGGCGATGCGCTATTACGATGCCGAGCGCGACCGCAGCGACGAACATCCCGCGTATGAGAAGATCACCGTCTATTTCGATTTCAGCGAGAAACCGCGTGTCCTCGCCGTCTATCGCAACAGCATGTATGGCCGGAGCAGCAAGCCCGCCTATACGAATGTGATGCAGGCGATCGCGGCGAAATATGGCGACGCGCCGGTCTGGGATACGCGCAACAACGAGGTGATGACCGCCTGGTATCCATCGGACCTGTCGCGCAAATGCGAGCCGATGAAGCACAATCTGCGCTATTTCCGCGCGCCGGAAGATATCGAGCAATACGAAGGCTGTTTCCGCGGACTGGCGATCAAGGTGGGCTATGACCGGCACTCGACCGGCAGACCAGTGGAATATACCCGCAGCTTCCTGGTCGACACGCGTCTGATGGATGCCAATTACAAGGAAACCTGGCGCCTGGCGGAGGAACAGGCCGCGCAGCGCGAGCGGCGGGAGCGCGAGAAGACCTATTCCAACGACGCGGCGGAATTCTGAGCGCGCGGCGCAACCTTCCCGCCATTGTCATTTGACCTGACCGGCCAGCTTCGTAACATCCGCCGCATGGTTTAAGCGGGGGGGGCAGGACATGCGGCGGATGGTGAACTTGGCCGCAGGGGCGATGCTGGCGGCGACGCCGCTGGCGGCTCTCGCGCAGGACGCAGAGGACAGCGAGGCGGCTGCCGCCGCCCCCGCCGCGCAGCTCGATCCCGAAACCGCCGCGCTTTCGCAGGAGATCGCCACCCTCGAAGGGCAGGATCCTGCGCGCGATCCGGCAGGCGATTTGCCGAAACTGATCGACCTGCATGCAAGGGCCACGGCCAATGGCAAGGTCCCGCCGCTCGACATGGGGCTGCTCGCGTCCGAAATCGGCGGGCGGCATTTCTACCTGCGCGACTATCCCGAAGCGGCCCGCTGGTACCAGCGCGCAGGCGTCTGGCTGGAGAAAGGCGGCGCCTCGCCCGAAGAGATGTCCGGCCTCTATAACAACACGGCCACCATCCTTGCCGCCAGCGGCCAGTACGAAGAAGCGCGCGCCACGCATGAAAAGGCGCTGGCCATCCGCATGGAGATGGAAGGCGGGCGCGGGGCGAAGACCGCCTCCTCGCTGTTCGGCATCGGCTATGTCCTCTTCCGCCAGGGCCGGGTGGAGGAATCCGTGCCCTATTTCCGCGAATCCGTGGTGCAGCAGGTGGAGTTCGCACCGCCGGACGATCCCAACACCGTGATCCGCATGACCTCGCTGGCGTCCGTGCTGGGCCGGTCCGGGCGCGAGGGAGAGGCGCTGTCTTGGGCTCGCCGGGCCGAGGCGATCGGGCGTGAATACCTGGGCGAGGATCACCAGACCTATGCCGTCGCGCTCAACAACCTCGGCAATTCACTGATCGAGAACGGACTTTACCAGGAAGCCCTGCCCATCCTGCGCCAAACGCTGACCGTGCGGCGCAACACCGTGGGCCCGGACGCGCCGGGCACGGCGATCTCCATGCGTAACCTCGCCACAGTCCTGAAAGTTACGGGGCAGACGGAGGAGGCCGAGGCGCTGAACGCCGATGCCATCACCGTGCTGGAAGCCAGCGGCGACACCGAAACGCCTGACGCGCTGCCTTACATGTATGCCGATGCGGCCGGATTTGCTGCCATGCGCGGAGACTGGCCGGAATACGACCGGCTGGCCGCCCGCGCCATCGCGCTGGCCGATGCGGCGCTGGGGCCGGATGACCACAACCGCGCGATGATCCACCTCTACCACGCGCGCTGGCTGTCCGAACGGGGGCAGCATGCAGAGGCGCTGGCCATCGCCCAGGAATGGGTGCCGGTCATGGCCGCCGCCCTGATCGACACGCATCCCGACCGGCTGTGGGCAGAGATGCTGCTGCAATCGCTGAAGGCGCGGGTGGACGGCGCGCCGGACTGGGCCGCCGCCGATGGCGCGCTGGGGCGGCTGGAAGGCAAGCTGACGGATCTCGCCACGCCGGACCGGCAATTGGTGCGCGAGGCCCGCACGCACCGCGATGCCGCGATGCTGTACATGGATTTTGCCCTGCGCAGCCGCGATCACGCACGCGCAGTGCGCGCCATGCAGCTGGTCTCGATGACGGACCTGGCGCTGGGCCAGCAATTTGGTGGCGGCGATGCCGCCGGCGGGGAGGCGGACACGGCCGCGGACGCCGATGCCTTTACCGCGCGGCGCGTTTTCCTGGCCCTGTCGCGCAAGACGGACGAGCTGGCGCTGCGCGAGGCGAGCGCGCTGGAGGCCGGTGACGAGGACCTCGCCGCGCAAATCGCACAGCAGCGTGCCGCCAGCAGCGATGCGCGCGACGCGGCCCGCTCGGCCTTGCTGGCGGAACACCCCGGCTTCGTGGAGCGGTACCGCCCGCGGCCCGTGGAGCTGGCCGAGCTGCAGGCCCGGCTGGGCGAGCGCGATATCCTGCTGATCCCGATCGAGGGGGAACGCACGGGCTGGATGATCCGGATCGAGCGGGACCGCGTATCCGCGCACCCATTCGAACTCGCGCCTATGCGCGGCCATGTCTTGGCCATTCGCGAAGCCGTGGATCCGCCGGGCGGCGGCGCCCTGCCGGCCTTCCCCCGCGCCGATGCGCTGGGCCTGTACCGCATGCTGTTCCCGCAGGGCATTAAGCAGGATGCGAACGTGCTGCTGTATGGCGGGCAGACGCTGGCCAGCGTGCCCTTCGCCCTGATGCTGACCGACGATTGGGACGGCCCGCTTGCCGATGCGCCCTGGCTGCTGCGCCGTGCATCGGTGCAGGTGGTGGGCAATCTGGGCCTGCTGCGCCGCGAACCTGCAGCCATGGAAGCGCAGGTGGAACTGCCGCGCTTTGCCGGCATTGGCGGCGTGGCATTCCCGGACGGCCCGGGCAATGCAGCACCAGACGCGGACGGAACAATGCAGCTGGCCGGAATCTTCCGCTCCGGCCGACCGGAGGCAGAACTGATCGCGGACCTGCCCCCGCTGCCGGAAGCCCCGGCCGAATTGCGCGCCATCGCCTCGGCCCTTGGCGGGCAGGACGAACTGGTCCTGCTGGGCGGGGACGCGGCGGAGGAGAATTTCAAGCGCGCGGACCTGTCCGGATATTCGGTCATCGCCTTTGCCACGCACGGCCTGGTCGCGGGCGAACTGCGCGGGCTGTGGGAGCCGGCGCTGCTGCTGGGCACAGGCGAGGGCAGCGGCGAGGACGGCCTGCTGGGCGCGAGCGAGATCGCGCAATTGCGGCTGGATGCGGACCTGGTGATCCTGTCCGCCTGCAACACCGCCGCCGGGCTGGACGGGCAGGCGCCGGTCTATTCCGGGCTCGCCACATCCTTCGCCCAGGCTGGTGCGCGCAGCCTGATGCTGAGCCATTGGCGCGTGCGGGACGATGCCGCCGCCCGCCTGACGGTGGGGACGGTAGAGGGCATGGTGTCCGGGCTCAGCCGGCCCGATGCGCTGCGCCGCGCGCAATTGTCGCTGATGGCGGACGAGGGCGTGCCCGATGCGGCCCATCCGGCCATCTGGGCACCCTTCGTCATCATCGAGAACTGAGCGGGCGCTCGCCCACGCAAAAGCCCCGCCACCCGAGGGGCCGGGGGCGGGGCTTCGTGTGACCCGCACAATTGCGCGGGCGAGAGAACTTTATCGTCAGGCGGCTTCCGTCGCCTTGTTGCCAAGGCCTTCCGGGATGCGCGCATCCTGCTTCAGGTAGACGCGGTTGTCTTCGACCTTCTCGACATCTTCCATGCTCAGGAAGTGGTGCATGTCATCCATGCTGTCGGACTTGGTCAGCTTGATCTGGCCGTCATCGACATCGTCGACGGTGCCGACGTGCTGGCCTTCGAAATTGCTGACTTCCATGTGCTCCTTGATGCGCCACTTCTCGAACATGTTTTATCCTTTTTCCTTAATGGGTTATGTGAGGATAACGGCCAGGGCAGGCAGGTCGTTCCGCAGCCCGTCGCAGCCATGAAACAGCTCGCTGCAATGGTGAGGTCTCAGGGCGTGACGCAAAGGGTAATGGTCCACCGGGGGCCAGCCTAAGAGATATTTAACCACCCTGCGGCTATGCCCGCCGTCATGGCTACGCGCCCATCATCTGCCACGCCCGCTCGGCGTGCTGCGCCCGGTTCCCGCTATCATGGATCGCGGGACCTCAACTGGTCGCGCTATGTTGCCTTGTACCTGGCCCAGGCAGGCTGGGTGATCCTGGGCGTCTACCTCTGGCAGAACGCCTTCTGGCCATCGACCTGCCAGCCCGAAGGCCTGCTGGACACAGCACTTTGCAGCCTGCGCCTGCCGGACAACCGGGGCTGGGTGGAAGCCGCGCTGATGACCTGGCTGTGGTCCACCCCGATCCTGATCCTGCTGGAATTCAGCCGCTGGACCAAGATCTGGGAAAAGCGGCGCGAGGCGACCAAGCTTCCGCCGCGCGGCAAGCACCGCAAGGACTGAACCGGACGAGCCCCGTCAGTCGGTCGGCTGCGGATGCCCGCGGTCCAGTTTCTCCAGGCGCTCCTCGCCTTCCGCACCATAACCGCGGTCGCTCGGCTTGGGGGCATCGCCCTTGTCCTGCCCGTCGCCATGCGCGGCATGTTCCTTGGCCTGCAGCTGGTATTGCTGCGCTTCGGGCAGTCGGCTGGGGTGCGTTTCTTCGGCCTGCTGCTGGCGCGGTGCATCGGCGCCGTGGCCTTCTTCGCTCCCCGCATCCGCATCGTCCTGGCTGGCCTGGCGCGCATCGGCACGCGCCGCATCCTCGCGCGGCCCGGTCCGCTCGATCCCGCCCGGCTCGCTGCCATTGGGGTTAAACGTCACATTGCGCGAATCCTTCGGTTCATACTGGCCCATTGCTCGTCTCCTTTTCGTGGAGTCCAATGGATGGCGCCGCGCAGGTGTTCCGGCTTTGCGCTTTCCTCCACATCTTTATCCCCGATAAAGCGCCCGGCGGCCCCTTCGCATGCAGGCCGCGCGTGGCATAATCCCTGGTCTAGGAAAGATTCGCACCGATCCCGTAATTTGTGGGATTCACAAGTGCGAAACACTATCTATAGTGGTGCACGGCCCCGCGCTGCCACCACATGCATGCTGCAAACCGCAAGGAATTTGATCCGATGTCCCTTCTCGAAGCCCGCAAGACCTACAAGCCCTTCGAATATCCCTGGGCCTACGAATTCTGGAAGCGCCAGCAGCAGATCCACTGGATGCCGGAAGAGGTGCCGCTGGGCGAGGATTGCCGCGACTGGGCGCAGAACCTGTCCGA
This genomic interval from Paraurantiacibacter namhicola contains the following:
- a CDS encoding DUF2171 domain-containing protein produces the protein MFEKWRIKEHMEVSNFEGQHVGTVDDVDDGQIKLTKSDSMDDMHHFLSMEDVEKVEDNRVYLKQDARIPEGLGNKATEAA
- a CDS encoding ribonucleoside-diphosphate reductase subunit alpha, which encodes MEFRERDEQAMELDDIREDAPASESKAAGAKPAAKPAKKKAVSMETEDQGSDALVAEKTAEAMGEALKTAAKSAAEPDSKKVNPRRFTIEMDAERDANLTEFGKATLNDRYLLPGESYQDLFARVADAYADDQDHAQRLYDYISRLWFMPATPVLSNGGTGRGLPISCYLNSVSDSLDGIVGTWNENVWLASKGGGIGTYWGNVRGIGEPVGLNGKTSGIIPFVRVMDSLTLAISQGSLRRGSAACYLDVSHPEIEEFLEIRKPSGDFNRKALNLHHGVLLTDEFMEAVRAGEKFELKSPKDGSVRGEVDARSLFQKLVETRLATGEPYIVFSDTVNRMMPKHHRELGLKVSTSNLCSEITLPTGIDHLGNDRTAVCCLSSLNLEKWDEWNTDKQFIEDVMRMLDNVLQDYIDRAPDEMARAKYSAARERSVGMGVMGFHSFLQMKNIGMESAMAKAWNMKMFKHISSKANEASLMLAQERGPCPDAAETGAMERFSCKMAIAPTASISIICGGTSACIEPIPANIYTHKTLSGSFVVKNPYLEKLLQKKSKDSTNVWNSILEKGGSVQHLDFLTDEEKAAFKTSFEIDQRWLLEFAADRAPFIDQAQSLNLFIPADVDKWDLMMLHFQAWEKGIKSLYYLRSKSVQRAGFAGGVEADNTADAQKIELSAGAGQETDYEECLSCQ
- a CDS encoding CHAT domain-containing tetratricopeptide repeat protein, producing MVNLAAGAMLAATPLAALAQDAEDSEAAAAAPAAQLDPETAALSQEIATLEGQDPARDPAGDLPKLIDLHARATANGKVPPLDMGLLASEIGGRHFYLRDYPEAARWYQRAGVWLEKGGASPEEMSGLYNNTATILAASGQYEEARATHEKALAIRMEMEGGRGAKTASSLFGIGYVLFRQGRVEESVPYFRESVVQQVEFAPPDDPNTVIRMTSLASVLGRSGREGEALSWARRAEAIGREYLGEDHQTYAVALNNLGNSLIENGLYQEALPILRQTLTVRRNTVGPDAPGTAISMRNLATVLKVTGQTEEAEALNADAITVLEASGDTETPDALPYMYADAAGFAAMRGDWPEYDRLAARAIALADAALGPDDHNRAMIHLYHARWLSERGQHAEALAIAQEWVPVMAAALIDTHPDRLWAEMLLQSLKARVDGAPDWAAADGALGRLEGKLTDLATPDRQLVREARTHRDAAMLYMDFALRSRDHARAVRAMQLVSMTDLALGQQFGGGDAAGGEADTAADADAFTARRVFLALSRKTDELALREASALEAGDEDLAAQIAQQRAASSDARDAARSALLAEHPGFVERYRPRPVELAELQARLGERDILLIPIEGERTGWMIRIERDRVSAHPFELAPMRGHVLAIREAVDPPGGGALPAFPRADALGLYRMLFPQGIKQDANVLLYGGQTLASVPFALMLTDDWDGPLADAPWLLRRASVQVVGNLGLLRREPAAMEAQVELPRFAGIGGVAFPDGPGNAAPDADGTMQLAGIFRSGRPEAELIADLPPLPEAPAELRAIASALGGQDELVLLGGDAAEENFKRADLSGYSVIAFATHGLVAGELRGLWEPALLLGTGEGSGEDGLLGASEIAQLRLDADLVILSACNTAAGLDGQAPVYSGLATSFAQAGARSLMLSHWRVRDDAAARLTVGTVEGMVSGLSRPDALRRAQLSLMADEGVPDAAHPAIWAPFVIIEN